The proteins below are encoded in one region of Mycobacterium pseudokansasii:
- a CDS encoding ATP-binding protein: MPLWRLRDYDDDDLDQAIQVWDQSRTPGSPEPVFAVAEVMAAARAGQPAVIAEVGDEVVGMAVARTDGERAWILLIALASRWRQRGIGSALLADLERRLRSAGVRKICTVLPAGATGSAALDNSGYTRRDGLVYYETVELLRPDQANVLAELGGRLLPPGLWQDLAGMEQEKQIIEQRIIAPLAHPEIADRYGVRPPKAVILFGPPGTGKTSFAKGISSRLGWPFVELFPSRLAAAAPGGLAASLREVFAELDELDELVLFIDEVEEIAVARAGASTVETGVTNELLKLIPSFREHDGRLLVCATNSVHSLDSAFLRPGRFDYVIPVGPPDQPARLAVWKRYLGQANPGIDVDRLVAATELFTPADIEFAARKGAQVAFDREMAHGRGEPATTEDYLTAIDEVRPTLTTGMLAEFTEDRAQFARL; the protein is encoded by the coding sequence ATGCCGTTATGGCGATTGCGCGACTACGACGACGACGACCTGGACCAGGCAATCCAGGTGTGGGACCAAAGCCGTACTCCGGGATCGCCGGAACCGGTTTTCGCTGTCGCCGAGGTGATGGCGGCCGCTCGGGCGGGCCAGCCCGCGGTCATCGCCGAGGTCGGTGACGAGGTGGTCGGTATGGCCGTCGCCCGGACCGACGGTGAGCGGGCCTGGATCCTGCTGATCGCGCTGGCATCACGCTGGCGGCAGCGTGGTATCGGCAGTGCGCTGCTGGCCGATCTGGAGCGCCGGCTGCGGTCGGCCGGGGTGCGCAAGATCTGCACGGTGCTGCCCGCCGGCGCGACGGGATCGGCGGCGCTGGACAACTCCGGCTATACCCGTCGCGACGGTTTGGTGTACTACGAGACGGTCGAACTGCTGCGGCCGGACCAGGCCAATGTGCTCGCCGAACTGGGCGGGCGGCTGCTGCCGCCGGGGTTGTGGCAGGACCTGGCCGGGATGGAACAGGAGAAGCAGATCATCGAGCAGCGGATCATTGCCCCGCTGGCTCACCCCGAGATCGCCGACCGCTACGGCGTGCGCCCACCCAAGGCGGTGATCCTTTTCGGGCCACCGGGGACGGGGAAAACCAGTTTCGCCAAAGGGATTTCGTCGAGGCTGGGTTGGCCCTTCGTCGAGCTGTTCCCGTCGCGGCTGGCTGCCGCGGCGCCGGGCGGTCTGGCGGCATCCCTTCGGGAAGTGTTCGCAGAACTCGACGAACTCGACGAACTGGTGCTGTTCATCGACGAGGTCGAGGAGATCGCGGTCGCGCGCGCCGGTGCCAGCACCGTCGAAACCGGCGTCACCAACGAACTGCTGAAGCTCATCCCGTCGTTCCGTGAGCACGACGGGCGGCTGCTGGTCTGCGCCACCAATTCCGTGCATTCGTTGGATTCGGCGTTCCTGCGGCCCGGACGCTTCGACTACGTCATACCGGTCGGTCCGCCGGATCAGCCGGCGCGCCTGGCGGTATGGAAACGCTATCTGGGCCAAGCCAACCCGGGCATCGACGTCGACCGGCTGGTCGCGGCCACCGAGCTGTTCACCCCGGCCGACATCGAGTTCGCCGCCCGCAAGGGAGCGCAGGTGGCCTTCGATCGTGAGATGGCGCATGGCCGCGGGGAGCCGGCGACCACCGAGGACTATCTCACCGCGATCGACGAGGTTCGTCCGACGTTGACGACGG